The genome window ATTTTATTGATTCTTTGACTACAAACTTCACTGTTCTCACAAACATACATATTTTGCAATTTACAGGACGGTCTGTGGCCTCTTATTATCTCCTCTGCTTCAATTAGTGTGTATCCTTTCTTGAATCAGAGTCTATCAAGAAGTGTATGCTTTTCAGACCAGGTATGTACTTTTTCCTTTGCAGCTGTTAAAATGGAGTTTTAGTTTCTTGCATTCAATAAGATCTAAATTTCTCATCTATCAAAAATTTCTACATGCTCAATTTCTTGATAGTCCTTCCTTCACATCGTATGTTGCACTCTCATAGAAAATACATATTGGAAATTGTTTAGGATTGGAGTATGTTAGCAACCAACTCTCCTCTTTTCCTACAGAGCATAATCTCAATGGACAAATATTGATGGTCAACTCCTTGAGGATCCAACACTTTATTGCAAACTCATTGGCTACCCAATGTATTTAACAATTACTAGACCTGACATAATTTATGCCATCAATATTCTTAGTCAATTCATGGCAAGGCATCGTAAACCTCATCTTGATGCTGCGACTTGTATTTGTTGCCTCAAAGGTTCCCCCCAGCTCAAGGCATTTCATTATGGAAATATCAGCTCATTGTGACTAGATGGGCTAGTTGTCCTATGACTCACCATTCTACCACCACTTATGGCATTTATATTGGTGACAGCCCCATTTCTTGGAAAACCAAGAAACCACcactatttctctttctttcttttttttggttaaatccAAATATAGTCATTGCTAAGGCTTGTTGTGAGTTGACTTGATTACATTATCTATTCACTAATCTTGGCTTTCCTCATTGTAAGCCTACTAAACATTACAGTGCAACAACTCTGCAAATTCAGATTGTTGCCAATCTAGGGCATAATCTAGCTCAAATGCCGTATCCTTTGTGAGAAATACAACAAGGTTACATGAAAACCACTTATATCCCCTTTAAACATCAGCGTGCAGGTATTTTCACGAAGGCATTGGGCATagatcaatttcaatttttacttAACAAGTTAGGCATTCTTAATTTACATGCTTCAATTTGAGGGGAAGTGTCAAGAATATTTCTAGAAACAATTCAAATCAATCATAATTTAGTTACATAATCACAGCTACAATTAAAATGTTACGAATAATTTCAACAGctctaattaattttaattgtgaaCAAACCGCTACACTTAAATGCTTCATTATAGGAAATCATTAGAATTAATTATACATGGTCAATTACTTGAGTTTTGGAAATTATTGTCAGGATCATGTAATTATGGAATCGGTACTGTACTTCCTTCTATCAAATTCTTCATAGGGTTTGACTCCAATGggtcatgagccaaaaaaacaaaagggtaGTGAAATTTGGTGGTAGATATGGGAGTATGACTTAAATTCTTGGATTTGTTTGTTGCCGAGTTCAGAATCTTTCAGTGTCATGGCTTGTTTCTTCTATCCTTATATTTTTCCATTTCAGCTCTTTCCTCCCTCTTTTTATTCTTTGCgttgtaaaattttatgtttaaagaaaattttgaaaaaaatataaatacaaccATATATTACTTGTTCGACTGTTATATTCTTTGTCTGGAATTAAAGAGCTATTAGTACTACAAAACAAAATCTGGAGGTTCATATTGACTCCATATCAAAAGTTGGGGACTAAATTGtatgcatcttttttttttttttttttttttttttttttttggttgttgttgttgtttgtttgttattcTTCTCTTTCAATATGCCTGATCAACATCTTGGGTGCATCTATCATGCAGGGTCTTTCCAATGGAGATGTTAGGTTCGATTGTTGGAAACATAATATCTTTAGTAGGAAAATATTGCAATTATCACATAGAGGCTGATGAACATGTGAAGAATCTCAAGAGAAAATCAGAATTATTAGAAAGCCGGGAGGAAgacataaaatcaaaattggatttAGAACTTCACCCAGGAAAGAAACCAAAGCAAGAAGTTAAACTTTGGCTTCAAAATGTAGAAAAAATTAAGGATGACATAGACATTGGACAGGAACCTGCCAGATGGATGTTAACCTCACATATGCAGAGAGGAGAACGAGCCTTTAAGAAGACAAAATTGGTGGAAGAACTTTATCAAGCTGGTGATTTCACTGATGGTTTGGTTATTGATCTGCCCAAATGCATTGGGAAAATGATGCCACCACCGACCTTAGTGGGAGAAAGCACAGCCCACAGAACAAAGGAAGATATTTTGGCATGCTTGTTAGATAATGATGTTGGAAAGATTAGTGTTTATGGCATGGGTGGCATTGGCAAAACGACTGTCATGAAAGAagttaataatttctttttaaatgagTCAAACAAATTTGAAAGTGTAATTTGGGTGACTGTATCAAAGGAATTTGATCTTATCAAACTACAAAATGACATTGCCTGCAGGTTGAAATTAGAACTCCCAAAGTTTGAGGATGAAATAATAAGGGCAGCAGAGTTATACACAGCATTGAAAGATAGGAAGTATGTGCTAATCCTAGATGATTTGTGGGAAGCATTTGCTCTTGAGGATGTAGGAATTCCAGAGCCTACTTCAACAAATGGATGCAAATTAGTATTGACGACTTGCCTTCTTGATGTTTGTCGAGGAATGAGTTGCAAAGAGATCAAAATGGAGCTACTTTTGAAAGAGAAGGCACGAAagttgtttttaaataaaatgggtCATGATGTTTTTAATATTCCAAATTTGAAACATATTGCAGAAGAGGTTCTTAAAAGTTGTGCTCAGTTGCCTCTTGCAATTATAATGATAGCTGGAAGTTTCAAAAGCTTATTTCATGATTTTGAGTGGAGGAATGCATTGGAAGAGTTGAGGACATCAGTACAGGGGTCTAACAATATGGAGGAGCAGGTACTTCAGACACTTAAGTTCAGTTATGAGCgattgaaagaagaaaaacttaaaCAGTGTCTGCTGCATTGTGCACTATACCCTGAAGACTTTCAAATTAACAAACGAGAGTTGATagaacatttgattgatgaggGAATTATTGCAAGAATGAAGAGTAGAGAAATAGCTTTTGATAGTGGCTACTCGATATTGGAGAAACTTGAAAATGCTTGCTTATTAGAAGGTGGAAGTGATAAATATTATGATGATAAGGAAAAGTTTGTGAAGATGCATGATTTGGTAAGAGACATGGTTCTGCAGGTTGCAAGTCCTGAATTTATGGTAGAAGGTCACTTGGATTTTTCAGCTGAAGGAAAATGGAGAGAGAATCTCGTAAAGGTTTCTTTGATGtacaacaaaatatcaagaATTCCTTCTAATGTATCACCAATTTGTCCTAACCTTTCAACCTTGTTGCTACAAGGTAACTGGTCAATAGAAAATGTCCCAGATTCTTTGTTTGAGCATTTGCATAGGCTCAAGGTTCTTGATTTATCATATACTGCTATTGAATCTCTGCCGATTTCTATCTTTAGCTTGGAGAATCTTGCTACATTAAGGCTTAGAAGGTGTGGAAACTTGAAGCAGGTGCCTTCATTAGCAAAACTTACAACATTGAGGAAGTTAGACCTTGGGGAAACAGGAATTACGGAAGTACCTAATGGTTTAGAAATGTTGGTCAACTTGGAATTCCTCGATCTGAACGCATATGAACTAAAAGTAATGCCACTTGggattttaccaaaactttcTCATCTACAGTACCTCAAGGTTTATTGGGGTTCGAAGGCAACAGTAGTGAATGAAGAGGAGATGGCAAGCTTAAAGGAATTGGAGACTTCTGCAGGCAGTTTTGATGATGTGGACAAGTTCAATATGTATATCAAATCCTTGGAGAACAGGCGACTTTCATGTTACCAAATTCAAGTGGGGATGCGGGGGGATGGCCCCTACGTATTTTTTATACCTTTATTTGGCTTTAttggcaaaaaagtaattttcgaAAACTGCAATTTAAAAGGAGGAGATGAGTCCTTAGTGCTACTGGAAGACCTACAATTCCTAGAAATCGGAAGATGTGACGATTTAAGAAGTTTATGTGATGTTCCATCTTTGAAGCATACAAGTAAATTACAACGCATAAGTGTAGATCGGTGCGAAGGAATAGAGCacgttctttctttttcttcttcttgtacccttcctcttcttcaaacTCTCGAGACATTAGAGCTTGTGTGTTCGGATAGCTTACGAGTCTTGtttaagaaagagagagctgcATCGGCATGGGTCCCATCTGACACCTTTTCCCGtctcaaaataatttatataagcTTCTGTTCTAAGATAAAGAAGTTGCTTCCGCCTGGGTTGCTGCCACACCTGCGCAACCTGGAAGAGATTCATATCGACTATTGTTTGGAAGTAGAGGAAATAATAGGAGAAGCAAGTGatgaatttgaagaaaaaaaggaggaagGAATGGACACTACCAAAATCACTCTCCCCAAATTGAGGGTTTTACAATTGCATGACCTATATGGACTGAAGACCATTTGTAGTAGCAGTAAAGTAATAGTTTGTGATTCTCTTGAATGGATTCAGATATGTAGCTGTCCGAAGCTGAAGAGACTCCCTCTCTCTCTGCCCCTTCTTAGTAATGGACAACTATCTCCTCCCCCTTCTCTTAAAAAGATTTCAGCAAGAGAAGCGTGGTGGGAATTGCTAGAGTGGGACTGTCCTAACACTAAGAATGTCCTTCAACCCTTTCTTTTGTAGTAGCTAATTACGAAGCACGGGTATGTCTCTCTCTTCACTCTCACAATCAATTTGTAGTTTTCGTACTTTATCTTCCTATCTTTTCTCTAATATATTTCTGAAATTCCCTTTAATGCCCCTGTTACGTCTAGACCAACCATCTATTAATCATATCTTCCCTGTAAGTAAGACCAAATGTGTATGTGCTCTTTACTTCCTTGTCAGTCTTGTAAAATTGGTTTCACAAGTGGTTTTATTTTCCCGTTTTGGTTTGATATAGGATTGGCTGACAAACCAAAGCTGACATGAAATGAAATGTTTCTATGGTGTGTGCAAGTGCCAACAAGGAGAACTTCACTCTCAAAcgtaatttttttgtgattttattcTTATTTGCTATTTATAAACTCTGTTATGTTACGAAGTTGTGTTCCTCTTCGACTGACTCCCACAATCTTCTGTAATAATTGATCTATTGTAAAATCATCTATTGTAATGAGATTTTAACTAGTCATCAATTTTTCATGTGCTCAGTTTCGTATGTTTCACATTTTGCTACTTTTTgtaattattgtattttttttctttcttttttttgggggggagggggattGGGTGTATAAGGGTTGATATATGCTTGTGTACTTATTTCTGTCTTCAATTATTAAGGTACATGgtagaaaagtttttttgtgTGGAATGGGTTCCTTCTAGATTTGTTGCATTGTTAAATGTGAGAATTATGTACTAGCAATCAATTTAAATGATGACGAATAGAATTTAGGGAATTACTTGGAATTTGAAACCTTGTAttgagtgtttttattttatcccTTCCATTTGGTACAGTAGTCAAAATAAACAAGAGCAACAAAGAAGAACAAAATAGCAGTGCAGAACAAAGTCAGTAGATGACTCAGACCACATTAAACTGTCTTCTAGATCACACTATATTCATAAATCTACTAGAACCTAGGTTTGAACATGGAACTGCACCCTCTAATCCCACATAGAAGTTGCATCCCTTCAGTACAAgtagtcaaaactcaaaaggagCACAGAGTGGGGCCTTCCCCCAAACCTAAAGTTAAAGCTTCCTTGACAGCCAAGCATAATGTCAGTCTTGGAGTCAGCAACCTAACTGCCAGCTATCATATTTCCACCTTCCCTGTCTTCCCCAACAAAACTGAACCTCTTCTAAGCACCGTTGCTTACTTTATATGCAGCATCCAGCATAAGCAGCTGCCACCCAACGCAGTCTTTATGCAAAAGCCTATTGCAAACCAGCTCACTTGAGCTCAAGCCTCAGTTATTGCAGCAATCCCCTGCCTGCATTTGGATGACTTATAATCTTCATCAGACAGTAGTTGATGAAACTATATCACCTTCCATGGCTGCCTTACATCAGAATTTCCATAAAGACCAGATAGTAGCTACAAAGATTATAGAAAAATCATCTAAAAACACATCTTTCAGCAGATTGCTAGTCAACCAGGCCGAGACACACCCAAGCTCTAATGTGTTTAGGAAATATCCACTAGGATTTGTTGATACAGAACCAAACCACACTACCCGAGCCAAAGGACATATAATTCAAATATGATCAAGAGTTTCCTCATGATGAGCCTTACACAGAGAACACAATGTCCCTCCTGTTGAGTTGAGCTCCCAGAGGCACAACATTCACCAAGATTTTCTAAAGCAAAAAATGTAATCTTGTATGGGATCTCAAGCTTCCAGATTCTATCC of Quercus lobata isolate SW786 chromosome 8, ValleyOak3.0 Primary Assembly, whole genome shotgun sequence contains these proteins:
- the LOC115958266 gene encoding probable disease resistance protein At4g27220, translating into MEMLGSIVGNIISLVGKYCNYHIEADEHVKNLKRKSELLESREEDIKSKLDLELHPGKKPKQEVKLWLQNVEKIKDDIDIGQEPARWMLTSHMQRGERAFKKTKLVEELYQAGDFTDGLVIDLPKCIGKMMPPPTLVGESTAHRTKEDILACLLDNDVGKISVYGMGGIGKTTVMKEVNNFFLNESNKFESVIWVTVSKEFDLIKLQNDIACRLKLELPKFEDEIIRAAELYTALKDRKYVLILDDLWEAFALEDVGIPEPTSTNGCKLVLTTCLLDVCRGMSCKEIKMELLLKEKARKLFLNKMGHDVFNIPNLKHIAEEVLKSCAQLPLAIIMIAGSFKSLFHDFEWRNALEELRTSVQGSNNMEEQVLQTLKFSYERLKEEKLKQCLLHCALYPEDFQINKRELIEHLIDEGIIARMKSREIAFDSGYSILEKLENACLLEGGSDKYYDDKEKFVKMHDLVRDMVLQVASPEFMVEGHLDFSAEGKWRENLVKVSLMYNKISRIPSNVSPICPNLSTLLLQGNWSIENVPDSLFEHLHRLKVLDLSYTAIESLPISIFSLENLATLRLRRCGNLKQVPSLAKLTTLRKLDLGETGITEVPNGLEMLVNLEFLDLNAYELKVMPLGILPKLSHLQYLKVYWGSKATVVNEEEMASLKELETSAGSFDDVDKFNMYIKSLENRRLSCYQIQVGMRGDGPYVFFIPLFGFIGKKVIFENCNLKGGDESLVLLEDLQFLEIGRCDDLRSLCDVPSLKHTSKLQRISVDRCEGIEHVLSFSSSCTLPLLQTLETLELVCSDSLRVLFKKERAASAWVPSDTFSRLKIIYISFCSKIKKLLPPGLLPHLRNLEEIHIDYCLEVEEIIGEASDEFEEKKEEGMDTTKITLPKLRVLQLHDLYGLKTICSSSKVIVCDSLEWIQICSCPKLKRLPLSLPLLSNGQLSPPPSLKKISAREAWWELLEWDCPNTKNVLQPFLL